One segment of Cinclus cinclus chromosome 30, bCinCin1.1, whole genome shotgun sequence DNA contains the following:
- the STAC3 gene encoding SH3 and cysteine-rich domain-containing protein 3, which yields MTEKEVPEPPASPASGGKPKSRLQKLKQLFQRKPKEEPVPEPQPNGELVSPSGGPIYYIYEDDEEEEEEEEPEPPPEPEKLVNDKPHKFKDHYFKKPKFCDVCARMIVLNNKFGLRCKNCKTNIHHHCQSYVEMQRCFGKIPPGFRRAYSSPLYSDQQYAGTKDQLANRSDPVFETLRTGVIMANKERKKGQEDKKNPLAAMMDEESEATKPVGSKAEGGASEGDKKAEKSPTDDKSKKLQPGGFLQSHYFVALYRFKALEKDDLDFPPGEKITVVDDSNEEWWRGKIGEKVGYFPPNFIIRVRAGERVHKVTRSFVGNREIGQITLKKDQIVVQKGEEVNGYVKVFTGRKVGLFPVDFLEEI from the exons ATGACGGAGAAGGAAGTGCCAGAGCCACCAGCTTCACCTGCTTCAGGTGGGAAACCCAAGAGCCGG ctgcagaagctgAAGCAACTTTTCCAGCGAAAGCCCAAGGAGGAACCGGTGCCGGAGCCACAGCCCAACGGGGAGCTGGTCAGCCCCTCGGGGGGACCCATCTACTACATCTATGAGGATGAcgaagaggaggaagaggaggaggagcctgAGCCCCCTCCCGAACCCGAGAAACTTGTTAATGACAAACCCCACAAGTTCAAAGATCATTacttcaaaaaacccaaattctgTGATGTTTGTGCCCGCATGATCGTCC TCAACAACAAATTTGGCCTGAGGTGCAAGAACTGCAAAACAAACATCCACCACCACTGCCAGTCCTACGTGGAGATGCAGCGTTGCTTCGGCAAGATC CCGCCCGGGTTCCGCCGGGCGTACAGCTCCCCCCTCTACAGTGACCAGCAGTACGCCGGCACCAAGGACCAGCTCG CAAACAGGAGTGACCCTGTGTTCGAGACACTGCGGACGGGCGTCATCATGGCCAACAAGGAGCGCAAGAAGGGGCAGGAAGACAAGAAGAAC CCCTTGGCTGCGATGATGGACGAGGAGTCGGAGGCCACGAAGCCGGTGGGGAGCAAAGCCGAGGGTG GTGCCTCTGAAGGGGACAAGAAGGCTGAAAAGAGCCCAACAGATGACAAG AGCAAGAAGCTGCAGCCCGGGGGGTTCCTGCAGTCCCACTATTTCGTGGCACTTTATCGCTTCAAAGCCCTGGAGAAGGACGACCTGGACTTCCC ACCGGGGGAGAAGATCACGGTGGTCGATGACTCCAATGAGGAATGGTGGCGG GGGAAGATTGGTGAGAAAGTCGGGTATTTCCCCCCCAACTTCATCATCCGGGTGCGGGCGGGTGAGCGGGTGCACAAAGTGACGCGTTCCTTCGTGGGCAACCGAGAGATCGGGCAGATCACTCTCAAGAAGGATCAG ATCGTGGTGCAGAAGGGGGAGGAGGTGAACGGTTACGTCAAAGTCTTCACCGGCCGCAAAGTGGGGCTGTTCCCTGTGGACTTCCTGGAGGAGATCTGA
- the NDUFA4L2 gene encoding NADH dehydrogenase [ubiquinone] 1 alpha subcomplex subunit 4-like 2 — protein sequence MKGPLRGGMFSRHVKRHPGLVPLIGFISVGLGSAVLYLLRLALYSPDVSWDRKNNPEPWNKLSPTDQYKFLAISTDYKNLKKDRPSF from the exons ATGAAGGGTCCTCTGCGTGGAGGAATGTTCTCCCGGCATGTCAAACGGCACCCCGGA ctCGTTCCCCTCATTGGCTTCATCAGTGTGGGTCTGGGCAGTGCAGTCCTGTACCTGCTGCGGCTGGCACTGTACAGCCCAGACGTCAG CTGGGACCGAAAGAATAATCCTGAACCCTGGAATAAGCTGAGCCCCACAGACCAGTATAAA tTTCTGGCAATTTCCACTGACTACAAGAACCTCAAGAAGGACCGTCCCAGTTTCTGA